From a region of the Etheostoma cragini isolate CJK2018 chromosome 20, CSU_Ecrag_1.0, whole genome shotgun sequence genome:
- the vps39 gene encoding vam6/Vps39-like protein isoform X3, giving the protein MHDAYEPVPILEKLPLQIDCLAAWEDWLLVGTKPGHLLLYRIKKDAGTNRFEVTLEKSNKNFSKKIQQLYVVSQYKILVSLLENNIHVHDLLTFQQITVVSKAKGASLFACDLQQTSAGEERLRMCVAVKKKLQLYYWKDREFHELQGDFGAPDIPKSMAWCENSICVGFKRDYYLIRMDGRGSIKELFPTGKQLEPLVAPLADGKVALGQDDLTVVLNEEGVCTQKCALNWTDIPIAMEHQPPYIIAVLPRYVEIRTFEPRLLVQSVELQRPRFITSAGQNIVYVASNHFVWRLVPVSIATQIRQLLQDKQFELALQLAMKDDSDGDKKQQIHHIQNLYAFNLFCQKRFDDSMQVFAKLGTDPTHVIGLYPDLLPSDYRKQLHYPNPLPALSGAELEKAHLALIDYLTQKRSHLVKQLNDSDPSTTSPLMEGTPTIKSRKKLLQIIDTTLLKCYLHTNVALVSPLLRLENNHCHIEESEYVLKKAHKYSELIILYEKKGLHQKALQVLLDQSTKANSPLKGHERTVQYLQRLGVENLGIIFEFSPWVLKICPEDGLKIFTEDLTEVETLPRDKVLNFLKEGFKELAIPYLEHIIYVWDDKGPEFHNVLIQLYLERVQGLMKQYLNSLPEGVPAVAAGKEEGDLGEFRNKLLSFLDISTSYEPARLISDFPFDGLLEERALLLGRMGKHEQALFIYVHILRDTRMAEEYCHGHYNSLVEGNKDVYLSLLRMYLSPPDVHCLGPIKMELSEPQANLQAALHVLELHHSKLNTTKAINLLPANTQIREIQVFLESVLEERAQRKRCNQVLKSLLQAEFLRVQEERIFHQQVKCVITEEKTCRVCKKKIGNSAFARYPNGVVVHYFCCKDRSACPTEQ; this is encoded by the exons ATGCATGACGCGTATGAACCAGTGCCTATTTTGGAGAAGCTTCCTCTCCAGATTGACTGTCTCGCGGCCTGGG AGGACTGGCTGCTTGTGGGAACAAAGCCAGGACATCTTCTCCTCTACCGAATAAAGAAGGATGCAG GCACCAACCGTTTCGAGGTCACCCTGGAAAAATCCAATAAGAACTTCTCAAAGAAGATTCAGCAG CTGTACGTTGTCTCTCAGTACAAAATTCTCGTCAGTCTTTTAG AGAACAACATCCACGTCCATGACCTCCTCACCTTCCAGCAGATCACCGTGGTGTCCAAAGCCAAAGGAGCCTCGCTGTTTGCCTGTGACCTGCAG CAAACCAGCGCAGGAGAGGAAAGGTTGAGAATGTGTGTCGCAGTGAAGAAGAAACTCCAGCTGTATTACTGGAAGGACAGAGAGTTCCACGAGCTGCAG gGGGACTTCGGTGCACCAGATATTCCAAAGTCCATGGCTTGGTGTGAAAACTCCATATGTGTTGGTTTCAAGCGAGACTATTACCTCATTCGG ATGGATGGCCGGGGCTCCATCAAGGAGCTCTTCCCCACTGGGAAACAGTTGGAGCCTCTGGTTGCCCCACTGGCTGATGGGAAGGTGGCTCTTGGCCAGGATGACCTAACCGTAGTGCTAAATGAAGAGGGCGTCTGCACCCAGAAGTGTGCCCTGAACTGGACAGACATCCCCATAGCAATGG AGCACCAGCCTCCGTACATCATAGCTGTTCTCCCTCGGTACGTGGAGATCCGGACGTTTGAGCCGAGGCTGCTGGTGCAGAGCGTGGAGCTGCAGAGGCCGCGCTTCATCACCTCAGCAGG GCAAAATATTGTGTATGTTGCCAGCAACCACTTTGTGTGGCGCCTGGTGCCCGTGTCAATAGCCACCCAGATCCGGCAGCTTCTTCAGGACAAGCAGTTTGAGCTGGCTCTGCAGCTGGCG ATGAAGGATGATTCGGATGGTGATAAGAAGCAGCAGATACATCACATCCAGAATCTCTATGCCTTCAATCTGTTCTGCCAGAAGAGATTTGATGACTCCATGCAGGTGTTTGCCAAACTGGGCACAG ATCCCACCCATGTGATTGGCCTGTACCCAGACCTGCTCCCGTCAGACTACCGCAAACAGCTGCACTACCCTAACCCCCTGCCTGCTCTGTCCGGGGCAGAGCTGGAGAAGGCTCACCTCGCTCTCATCGATTACCTcacccag AAACGCAGCCACCTTGTGAAACAGCTCAATGACTCTGACCCCTCTACGACGTCTCCACTCATGGAGGGCACACCTACCATTAAAAGCCGCAAAAAGCTCCTGCAGATCATCGATACCACCCTGCTGAAATGTTACCTGCAC ACCAACGTGGCCCTGGTGTCGCCTCTCCTTCGTCTGGAAAACAACCACTGCCACATCGAGGAGAGCGAGTATGTCCTGAAGAAGGCCCATAAATACAGCGAGCTCATTATTCTCTATGAGAAGAAAGGCCTGCACCAGAAAG CTCTGCAGGTGCTGCTGGACCAGTCCACCAAGGCCAACTCTCCCCTGAAGGGCCATGAGCGAACGGTCCAGTACCTTCAAAGACTGG gagtggAGAATTTGGGAATAATCTTTGAGTTTTCTCCCTGGGTGTTGAAGATCTGTCCTGAGGATGGCTTGAAG ATCTTCACCGAGGACCTGACAGAGGTGGAGACTCTGCCCAGAGACAAGGTGCTGAACTTTCTGAAGGAGGGCTTTAAGGAGCTCGCCATTCCATATTTGGAGCACATCATTTACGTGTGGGATGATAAGGGCCCAGAGTTTCACAATGTGCTGATCCAGCTCTACCTGGAGAGGGTCCAAGGCCTCATGAAACAGTACCTCAACTCACTGCCAGAAG GAGTTCCAGCTGTTGCTGCGGGGAAGGAGGAAGGGGATCTGGGAGAGTTCAGGAACAAGCTGCTGTCGTTCCTGGATATTTCTACCAGCTATGAACCAGCCAGACTCATCAGTGACTTTCCCTTTGATG GTCTGCTGGAGGAACGGGCTCTGCTGCTGGGTCGGATGGGTAAACATGAGCAGGCGCTCTTCATCTATGTGCACATCCTGAGAGACACCCGCATGGCTGAAGA ATACTGTCACGGCCATTACAACAGTTTAGTCGAGGGGAATAAAGAT GTTTATCTGTCCTTGCTACGAATGTACCTGTCACCTCCCGACGTCCACTGCCTGGGGCCCATCAAGATGGAGCTGTCGGAGCCTCAAGCCAACCTGCAGGCGGCGCTGCATGTCCTGGAACTGCACCACAGCAAACTCAACACCACCAAG gCCATCAATCTGCTCCCGGCAAACACCCAGATCCGAGAGatccaggtctttctggagaGCGTGCTGGAGGAGAGGGCGCAGAGGAAGCGCTGCAACCAGGTGCTGAAGAGTCTGCTGCAGGCCGAGTTCCTCAGG GTGCAAGAGGAGCGCATCTTCCACCAGCAGGTTAAATGTGTCATCACAGAGGAGAAGACCTGCAGAGTCTGCAAGAAGAAAATAGGAAACAG
- the vps39 gene encoding vam6/Vps39-like protein isoform X1, with amino-acid sequence MHDAYEPVPILEKLPLQIDCLAAWEDWLLVGTKPGHLLLYRIKKDAGGKCDATHSLGVCRPSELNVSFFLPLFPLGTNRFEVTLEKSNKNFSKKIQQLYVVSQYKILVSLLENNIHVHDLLTFQQITVVSKAKGASLFACDLQQTSAGEERLRMCVAVKKKLQLYYWKDREFHELQGDFGAPDIPKSMAWCENSICVGFKRDYYLIRMDGRGSIKELFPTGKQLEPLVAPLADGKVALGQDDLTVVLNEEGVCTQKCALNWTDIPIAMEHQPPYIIAVLPRYVEIRTFEPRLLVQSVELQRPRFITSAGQNIVYVASNHFVWRLVPVSIATQIRQLLQDKQFELALQLAKMKDDSDGDKKQQIHHIQNLYAFNLFCQKRFDDSMQVFAKLGTDPTHVIGLYPDLLPSDYRKQLHYPNPLPALSGAELEKAHLALIDYLTQKRSHLVKQLNDSDPSTTSPLMEGTPTIKSRKKLLQIIDTTLLKCYLHTNVALVSPLLRLENNHCHIEESEYVLKKAHKYSELIILYEKKGLHQKALQVLLDQSTKANSPLKGHERTVQYLQRLGVENLGIIFEFSPWVLKICPEDGLKIFTEDLTEVETLPRDKVLNFLKEGFKELAIPYLEHIIYVWDDKGPEFHNVLIQLYLERVQGLMKQYLNSLPEGVPAVAAGKEEGDLGEFRNKLLSFLDISTSYEPARLISDFPFDGLLEERALLLGRMGKHEQALFIYVHILRDTRMAEEYCHGHYNSLVEGNKDVYLSLLRMYLSPPDVHCLGPIKMELSEPQANLQAALHVLELHHSKLNTTKAINLLPANTQIREIQVFLESVLEERAQRKRCNQVLKSLLQAEFLRVQEERIFHQQVKCVITEEKTCRVCKKKIGNSAFARYPNGVVVHYFCCKDRSACPTEQ; translated from the exons ATGCATGACGCGTATGAACCAGTGCCTATTTTGGAGAAGCTTCCTCTCCAGATTGACTGTCTCGCGGCCTGGG AGGACTGGCTGCTTGTGGGAACAAAGCCAGGACATCTTCTCCTCTACCGAATAAAGAAGGATGCAGGTGGGAAGTGTGATGCAACCCATTCCTTGGGTGTTTGCAGACCTTCTGAACTTAACgtttccttttttctgcctCTATTCCCATTAGGCACCAACCGTTTCGAGGTCACCCTGGAAAAATCCAATAAGAACTTCTCAAAGAAGATTCAGCAG CTGTACGTTGTCTCTCAGTACAAAATTCTCGTCAGTCTTTTAG AGAACAACATCCACGTCCATGACCTCCTCACCTTCCAGCAGATCACCGTGGTGTCCAAAGCCAAAGGAGCCTCGCTGTTTGCCTGTGACCTGCAG CAAACCAGCGCAGGAGAGGAAAGGTTGAGAATGTGTGTCGCAGTGAAGAAGAAACTCCAGCTGTATTACTGGAAGGACAGAGAGTTCCACGAGCTGCAG gGGGACTTCGGTGCACCAGATATTCCAAAGTCCATGGCTTGGTGTGAAAACTCCATATGTGTTGGTTTCAAGCGAGACTATTACCTCATTCGG ATGGATGGCCGGGGCTCCATCAAGGAGCTCTTCCCCACTGGGAAACAGTTGGAGCCTCTGGTTGCCCCACTGGCTGATGGGAAGGTGGCTCTTGGCCAGGATGACCTAACCGTAGTGCTAAATGAAGAGGGCGTCTGCACCCAGAAGTGTGCCCTGAACTGGACAGACATCCCCATAGCAATGG AGCACCAGCCTCCGTACATCATAGCTGTTCTCCCTCGGTACGTGGAGATCCGGACGTTTGAGCCGAGGCTGCTGGTGCAGAGCGTGGAGCTGCAGAGGCCGCGCTTCATCACCTCAGCAGG GCAAAATATTGTGTATGTTGCCAGCAACCACTTTGTGTGGCGCCTGGTGCCCGTGTCAATAGCCACCCAGATCCGGCAGCTTCTTCAGGACAAGCAGTTTGAGCTGGCTCTGCAGCTGGCG AAGATGAAGGATGATTCGGATGGTGATAAGAAGCAGCAGATACATCACATCCAGAATCTCTATGCCTTCAATCTGTTCTGCCAGAAGAGATTTGATGACTCCATGCAGGTGTTTGCCAAACTGGGCACAG ATCCCACCCATGTGATTGGCCTGTACCCAGACCTGCTCCCGTCAGACTACCGCAAACAGCTGCACTACCCTAACCCCCTGCCTGCTCTGTCCGGGGCAGAGCTGGAGAAGGCTCACCTCGCTCTCATCGATTACCTcacccag AAACGCAGCCACCTTGTGAAACAGCTCAATGACTCTGACCCCTCTACGACGTCTCCACTCATGGAGGGCACACCTACCATTAAAAGCCGCAAAAAGCTCCTGCAGATCATCGATACCACCCTGCTGAAATGTTACCTGCAC ACCAACGTGGCCCTGGTGTCGCCTCTCCTTCGTCTGGAAAACAACCACTGCCACATCGAGGAGAGCGAGTATGTCCTGAAGAAGGCCCATAAATACAGCGAGCTCATTATTCTCTATGAGAAGAAAGGCCTGCACCAGAAAG CTCTGCAGGTGCTGCTGGACCAGTCCACCAAGGCCAACTCTCCCCTGAAGGGCCATGAGCGAACGGTCCAGTACCTTCAAAGACTGG gagtggAGAATTTGGGAATAATCTTTGAGTTTTCTCCCTGGGTGTTGAAGATCTGTCCTGAGGATGGCTTGAAG ATCTTCACCGAGGACCTGACAGAGGTGGAGACTCTGCCCAGAGACAAGGTGCTGAACTTTCTGAAGGAGGGCTTTAAGGAGCTCGCCATTCCATATTTGGAGCACATCATTTACGTGTGGGATGATAAGGGCCCAGAGTTTCACAATGTGCTGATCCAGCTCTACCTGGAGAGGGTCCAAGGCCTCATGAAACAGTACCTCAACTCACTGCCAGAAG GAGTTCCAGCTGTTGCTGCGGGGAAGGAGGAAGGGGATCTGGGAGAGTTCAGGAACAAGCTGCTGTCGTTCCTGGATATTTCTACCAGCTATGAACCAGCCAGACTCATCAGTGACTTTCCCTTTGATG GTCTGCTGGAGGAACGGGCTCTGCTGCTGGGTCGGATGGGTAAACATGAGCAGGCGCTCTTCATCTATGTGCACATCCTGAGAGACACCCGCATGGCTGAAGA ATACTGTCACGGCCATTACAACAGTTTAGTCGAGGGGAATAAAGAT GTTTATCTGTCCTTGCTACGAATGTACCTGTCACCTCCCGACGTCCACTGCCTGGGGCCCATCAAGATGGAGCTGTCGGAGCCTCAAGCCAACCTGCAGGCGGCGCTGCATGTCCTGGAACTGCACCACAGCAAACTCAACACCACCAAG gCCATCAATCTGCTCCCGGCAAACACCCAGATCCGAGAGatccaggtctttctggagaGCGTGCTGGAGGAGAGGGCGCAGAGGAAGCGCTGCAACCAGGTGCTGAAGAGTCTGCTGCAGGCCGAGTTCCTCAGG GTGCAAGAGGAGCGCATCTTCCACCAGCAGGTTAAATGTGTCATCACAGAGGAGAAGACCTGCAGAGTCTGCAAGAAGAAAATAGGAAACAG
- the vps39 gene encoding vam6/Vps39-like protein isoform X2, with protein sequence MHDAYEPVPILEKLPLQIDCLAAWEDWLLVGTKPGHLLLYRIKKDAGTNRFEVTLEKSNKNFSKKIQQLYVVSQYKILVSLLENNIHVHDLLTFQQITVVSKAKGASLFACDLQQTSAGEERLRMCVAVKKKLQLYYWKDREFHELQGDFGAPDIPKSMAWCENSICVGFKRDYYLIRMDGRGSIKELFPTGKQLEPLVAPLADGKVALGQDDLTVVLNEEGVCTQKCALNWTDIPIAMEHQPPYIIAVLPRYVEIRTFEPRLLVQSVELQRPRFITSAGQNIVYVASNHFVWRLVPVSIATQIRQLLQDKQFELALQLAKMKDDSDGDKKQQIHHIQNLYAFNLFCQKRFDDSMQVFAKLGTDPTHVIGLYPDLLPSDYRKQLHYPNPLPALSGAELEKAHLALIDYLTQKRSHLVKQLNDSDPSTTSPLMEGTPTIKSRKKLLQIIDTTLLKCYLHTNVALVSPLLRLENNHCHIEESEYVLKKAHKYSELIILYEKKGLHQKALQVLLDQSTKANSPLKGHERTVQYLQRLGVENLGIIFEFSPWVLKICPEDGLKIFTEDLTEVETLPRDKVLNFLKEGFKELAIPYLEHIIYVWDDKGPEFHNVLIQLYLERVQGLMKQYLNSLPEGVPAVAAGKEEGDLGEFRNKLLSFLDISTSYEPARLISDFPFDGLLEERALLLGRMGKHEQALFIYVHILRDTRMAEEYCHGHYNSLVEGNKDVYLSLLRMYLSPPDVHCLGPIKMELSEPQANLQAALHVLELHHSKLNTTKAINLLPANTQIREIQVFLESVLEERAQRKRCNQVLKSLLQAEFLRVQEERIFHQQVKCVITEEKTCRVCKKKIGNSAFARYPNGVVVHYFCCKDRSACPTEQ encoded by the exons ATGCATGACGCGTATGAACCAGTGCCTATTTTGGAGAAGCTTCCTCTCCAGATTGACTGTCTCGCGGCCTGGG AGGACTGGCTGCTTGTGGGAACAAAGCCAGGACATCTTCTCCTCTACCGAATAAAGAAGGATGCAG GCACCAACCGTTTCGAGGTCACCCTGGAAAAATCCAATAAGAACTTCTCAAAGAAGATTCAGCAG CTGTACGTTGTCTCTCAGTACAAAATTCTCGTCAGTCTTTTAG AGAACAACATCCACGTCCATGACCTCCTCACCTTCCAGCAGATCACCGTGGTGTCCAAAGCCAAAGGAGCCTCGCTGTTTGCCTGTGACCTGCAG CAAACCAGCGCAGGAGAGGAAAGGTTGAGAATGTGTGTCGCAGTGAAGAAGAAACTCCAGCTGTATTACTGGAAGGACAGAGAGTTCCACGAGCTGCAG gGGGACTTCGGTGCACCAGATATTCCAAAGTCCATGGCTTGGTGTGAAAACTCCATATGTGTTGGTTTCAAGCGAGACTATTACCTCATTCGG ATGGATGGCCGGGGCTCCATCAAGGAGCTCTTCCCCACTGGGAAACAGTTGGAGCCTCTGGTTGCCCCACTGGCTGATGGGAAGGTGGCTCTTGGCCAGGATGACCTAACCGTAGTGCTAAATGAAGAGGGCGTCTGCACCCAGAAGTGTGCCCTGAACTGGACAGACATCCCCATAGCAATGG AGCACCAGCCTCCGTACATCATAGCTGTTCTCCCTCGGTACGTGGAGATCCGGACGTTTGAGCCGAGGCTGCTGGTGCAGAGCGTGGAGCTGCAGAGGCCGCGCTTCATCACCTCAGCAGG GCAAAATATTGTGTATGTTGCCAGCAACCACTTTGTGTGGCGCCTGGTGCCCGTGTCAATAGCCACCCAGATCCGGCAGCTTCTTCAGGACAAGCAGTTTGAGCTGGCTCTGCAGCTGGCG AAGATGAAGGATGATTCGGATGGTGATAAGAAGCAGCAGATACATCACATCCAGAATCTCTATGCCTTCAATCTGTTCTGCCAGAAGAGATTTGATGACTCCATGCAGGTGTTTGCCAAACTGGGCACAG ATCCCACCCATGTGATTGGCCTGTACCCAGACCTGCTCCCGTCAGACTACCGCAAACAGCTGCACTACCCTAACCCCCTGCCTGCTCTGTCCGGGGCAGAGCTGGAGAAGGCTCACCTCGCTCTCATCGATTACCTcacccag AAACGCAGCCACCTTGTGAAACAGCTCAATGACTCTGACCCCTCTACGACGTCTCCACTCATGGAGGGCACACCTACCATTAAAAGCCGCAAAAAGCTCCTGCAGATCATCGATACCACCCTGCTGAAATGTTACCTGCAC ACCAACGTGGCCCTGGTGTCGCCTCTCCTTCGTCTGGAAAACAACCACTGCCACATCGAGGAGAGCGAGTATGTCCTGAAGAAGGCCCATAAATACAGCGAGCTCATTATTCTCTATGAGAAGAAAGGCCTGCACCAGAAAG CTCTGCAGGTGCTGCTGGACCAGTCCACCAAGGCCAACTCTCCCCTGAAGGGCCATGAGCGAACGGTCCAGTACCTTCAAAGACTGG gagtggAGAATTTGGGAATAATCTTTGAGTTTTCTCCCTGGGTGTTGAAGATCTGTCCTGAGGATGGCTTGAAG ATCTTCACCGAGGACCTGACAGAGGTGGAGACTCTGCCCAGAGACAAGGTGCTGAACTTTCTGAAGGAGGGCTTTAAGGAGCTCGCCATTCCATATTTGGAGCACATCATTTACGTGTGGGATGATAAGGGCCCAGAGTTTCACAATGTGCTGATCCAGCTCTACCTGGAGAGGGTCCAAGGCCTCATGAAACAGTACCTCAACTCACTGCCAGAAG GAGTTCCAGCTGTTGCTGCGGGGAAGGAGGAAGGGGATCTGGGAGAGTTCAGGAACAAGCTGCTGTCGTTCCTGGATATTTCTACCAGCTATGAACCAGCCAGACTCATCAGTGACTTTCCCTTTGATG GTCTGCTGGAGGAACGGGCTCTGCTGCTGGGTCGGATGGGTAAACATGAGCAGGCGCTCTTCATCTATGTGCACATCCTGAGAGACACCCGCATGGCTGAAGA ATACTGTCACGGCCATTACAACAGTTTAGTCGAGGGGAATAAAGAT GTTTATCTGTCCTTGCTACGAATGTACCTGTCACCTCCCGACGTCCACTGCCTGGGGCCCATCAAGATGGAGCTGTCGGAGCCTCAAGCCAACCTGCAGGCGGCGCTGCATGTCCTGGAACTGCACCACAGCAAACTCAACACCACCAAG gCCATCAATCTGCTCCCGGCAAACACCCAGATCCGAGAGatccaggtctttctggagaGCGTGCTGGAGGAGAGGGCGCAGAGGAAGCGCTGCAACCAGGTGCTGAAGAGTCTGCTGCAGGCCGAGTTCCTCAGG GTGCAAGAGGAGCGCATCTTCCACCAGCAGGTTAAATGTGTCATCACAGAGGAGAAGACCTGCAGAGTCTGCAAGAAGAAAATAGGAAACAG